CGCGTCGATCCAGTCGCTGCACCGGCGCGACGACCTCCACCCCGAGGCGTACGACATGGTGATCGTGGACGAGTTCCACCACGCGGAGGCGCCGACGTACACGCGGCTGTTGGAGCTGCTGAGGCCGCGGGTGCTGCTGGGGTTGACGGCGACGCCGGACCGGGCCGACGGCGGTGACGTACGGCGGTGGTTCGACGGCCGGGCGGCGGTGGAGCTGCACCTGTGGGAGGCGCTGGAGCGGCAGTTGCTCGCGCCGTTCCAGTATTTCGGCCTGCACGACGACACGGACCTGTCGGCGGTGCGTTGGCGGCGTGGCCAGGGCTACGACCGGGACGAGCTGGCCGGGGTCTACACCGGCAACCACGCCCGTGCCCGGATCATCCTGCACAACGTACGGGAGAAGATCGACGTCGGGCGGATGCGGGCGCTCGGTTTCTGCGTGAGCATCGGGCACGCCGAGTTCATGGCGGAGTGGTTCACCAGCCACAACGTGCCGTCGGCGGCGGTCACCTCGGCGCTGGACGGGCCGGCGCGGCACGCTCTGCTGCGCGACTTCCGGGCCGGGAAGCTGCGGGCGTTGTTCACGGTGGACCTGTTCAACGAGGGCGTCGACCTGCCGATGGTGGACACGATCCTGCTGTTGCGCCCCACCGAGAGCGCGACGGTCTTCCTCCAGCAGCTCGGTCGGGGCCTGCGCCTGGACGACGACAAGGCGTGCCTGACGGTGCTGGACTTCATCGGCGCGCAGCACGCCGACTTCCGGTTCGACAGGCGGTGGCGGGCGTTGACCGGGCTGGGCCGCCGGGCCGTCACCGACGCGGTCCGCGACGATTTCCCGTCGTTGCCGAGCGGCTGCCACATCGAGTTGGACCGGGTGGCGAAGGACGTGGTGCTGCGCAACCTGGAACGGGCGCTGCCCACCTCCCGTACCGGCCTGGTGACGGAGTTGCGGCGGCTGGGGGACGTGTCGCTGGCGGAGTTCCTCCGCGACACCGGCCTGGAGATAGAGGACGTGTACCGGTCGGCGGGCCTGGGCGGCTGGGCGGGGTTGCGGCGGCTGGCCGGGCTGGACGCTCCGGCTCCCGGCCCGGACGACCGGGAGTTGGGGCGGGCGATCGGCCGGCTGCTGCATCTGGACGACCCGGACCGGTTGGACCTGCTGACCCGGATGGCCGACGGGGAGCCGGCGGGCGACGGCACCCCAGAGGACGACGGGACGGCGCGCGAGCGGCTGCGGGCGATGCTGCACGTCTCGTTGTGGCATCGGCTGCCGATGGACCGGACGGCCGAGGGACTGACCCGGCTCCGTGCCGAGCCGGCCCGCCGGGCCGAGCTGCGGCAGGTGGCCGAGGTGCTGCGGGACCGGATCCACCGGGTCACGGCGCCGTCGCCGTCGCCCCGGCTGCCGCTACGGGTGCACGCCCGGTACAGCCGCAACGAGGCGTGCGCGGCGTTCGGCATGCCGAACCCGACGTCGCTGCGGGAGGGGGTGAAGTGGCTGGAGGCCGAGCGGGCCGACCTGTTCTTCGTGACGCTGGTGAAGTCCGAGCGGCACTACTCCCCCACCACGATGTACGCGGACCGGGCGGTCACCGGGACGCTGTTCCAGTGGGAGTCGCAGAGCACCACGTCGACCCGTTCACCCACCGGCCAACGGTACGTGCGCCACGTCGCCCGGGGCTCGACGGTGCACCTGTTCGTCCGGCGGAGCCGGGTGCCCGACGGTGACCTGGGCGCGCCGCCGTACCTGTACGCGGGGCCGATGACGTACCGGGAGCACCACGGGGACCGGCCGATGCGGATCCTGTGGGAGCTGGCGCATCCCCTGCCCGCCGACGTGTACGCCGCCGCCCGCACCATCGCCGCGTGAGCCCTGCGAGCGCCACGATCGGCCGGAGGGGGAGGCGGTCGGCCGTGCGGGTGGCGCCGGGAACCGCTGGCGCCACCCGCACGGTCACGTCCTACCGGCGACGCCGCAGAGCGGTGACCAGCCGGAGAGCCAGCACCACCAGCACCGCCGCGCCGAGACCGAAGCCCAGGAGCTGGGCCGGGCCCAGCTCGCCGGCGTCCCGGCTGCTCTGGACGACCGCGACGATCGCGACGACCGCGACGGTCAGGCCGATCGCGGCGGCGGTCTCACCGCCGGTGGGGTTGCCCACCCATCCGCGCATCCGTTGTCTCATGGTCCTCTCCTACCCGGGGAGCGTCACGGGCACGCCGATCTGAGCGGAATCACGTCGGAGCTCAGCAGAGCAACGACTCGCCGACCCAGAGCGCCGCGTCGATCACCAGTCCCACGGCCAGGGACGTGCCACCGGAGAGCGGGGCGAAGTAGAGCCCCACGGCGGTCGCGGCTCCGGCGGCGAAGAACCCGGCGCTGCACCAACTGAAGTCGTTCCCGGTGGGGTCGACGTAGTTCACCGGGTTGCAGCCGGCGTAGGCGTACCGGTTGCCGTGTTGCGGGTTGCCGAGGAAGCTGAGGTTGTCCTGCTGGGTGAAGCGCCCCTGGACGGGGTTGTACCAGCGCTGTCCGAACTTGGTGAGCGTGCTGGTCTGGTCGTACGTGCCGCCGGCGTAGCGGATCAGGTTGGTGTGCGGCAGGTTGTACTCGTCGCTGGTGAGCAGCTTGCCGTACGGCTCGTAGGTGTACCGGGCCGACACCGTGCCGTCGGCCTTGACGATCGCCACCACCGAGCCGAGCCCGTCGAGCACGTACGCGTGGTCGGTGTTGGCGATCCGCAGCCCCAGCGGGGTGCCGAGACCGTCGCGCTCGGCGTAGACCGGGGTGCCGTTCGGGTTCCACGACTGCAACCAGGGCATGCCGTGCTGGTCCTCGATGCCGTACCGGAGGGTGGTGGTCCCGGCGGCGGTCAGCTCGACCTGGTCGGTGCCGGCGTAGCTGTAGTTCGCCGAGCCGCCGCCACCGGACGTGGAGGTGAGCTGCTTGGCGGCGTTGTAGTTAAGCGTGCCGATGGACGGGGCGCTGGCCTTGGTCTGGTTGCCCCGGCCGTCGTAGGTGTTGTTGCTGGTGGTGACCTGGTTGGCGGTGTTGAAGGTCAGCGTCTGGGTGGTGACGCCGTCGACCTTGACGCTGGTCCGGTTGCCGTTGGTGTCGTACCCGTACTCGTAGGTCTTGCCGTGGTGGTTGGTGGCCTTGGTGAGCCGGTTGCCGTCGTCGTAGCTGAACTGGGTGACGGCGCCGGTGGTCTCGTCCTTCTGCCACTGCCGCAGCCCGGTGTCGTCCTCCTCGTCGGTGGAGCAGCCCTGTCCGGCGACGTACTTCGCGTGGCAGTAGGAGACGTCGAAGACCGTGGCCGGGCTGGCCGAGTTGCGGGTGGCGGTGATCCGGGTGGGCCGGTCCGACCGGTCGTAGACGGTCTTGACCCGCAGCGCGTACGCGCTGTTGCCCTCGTTGGTGGCGAACCAGGTGTTCTCCCGGTTGCCGTCCTTGTCGTACGAGAAGTTGTAGCGGGTGCCGCCGGCGGTGTCCATCCGGACCAACCAGTTACGGGTGTTGTAGTAGTACTTCGTGCTGCCCCGGCCGTCGGTCAGCTCGGTCAGGTTGCCGACCGCGTCGTACCGGTAGTCCAGCGTGCCGCCGGCGTCGGTGCGCTGCCGGGTCCGGTTGAGGTTGTCGTGGACCCAGGTGGTGGTGCCGGTGGCGTCGGTCCGGCTGATCACGTTGCCGGCCCGGCCGTAGGAGAAGGTGACGCCGGCTGTGGGCGCGCAGCCGGAGTAGCTGATGCTGGTGATCCGGTCGTCGTTGCTGTAGTCGTACGTGGTGACGCAGCCGTCGGTGACGGTCTTCAGTCGACCCAGGTTGTCGTAGGTGAAGGTCTTCTCGGCCAGGCCGTTGCCGGTCGGCGGGGTCACCTTGGTCACCTGCTTGTTGCTGTCGTACGTGTAGGTGGTGGGGTTGCCGGTGTTGCCCGGGTCGGTGGAGTTCTTCACCGTGCCGTTGGTGTTGTACTCGACCTCGGCCTCGGCGGCGAGCGCGTCGGCGGTGGCGGTGCGGTTACCGGCCCCGTTGTAGGTGTACGTCGAGCTGTTGCCCTGCGTGTCGATCGACGACGAGGGCTGGAAGTTCGCCGTGGGGTTGGTCGAGGTCGCCGCGTTCGCGTACGCGGCCTCGGCGCTGGCCCCGGTCGGTGACACCGACTTGGTGATCGACTCGCCGGCGTTCGCTCCGAAGGTGTTGGTGATCTCCGCGCCTTCCGGCGACACCGACGACAGGACGTCCTGGTACGGCGTGTACTGCTTGCTGCGGCTGTTGCCGGCCGGGTCGGTGACGCCGGTGACCCGCTTGTCGGCGTTGTGGTCGTAGACGGTGTGCGGCACCGCCGAGACCGGCTGGGAGAGGTCCTGCCGGGCGTCGGCGACCAGGGTCCGCGACGACGTCGGGTAGGCGAAACGGGTGGTGACGCCGTCCCCGGTGAGGTGGTTGAGGACCTGCTTCACCGAGGTCACCCGGTGCTGTCCGTCGTAGGTGATGGTGACGTACGCGTCGTCCTTGGGCCAGATCTTCACCAGGTCACCGTTGGTGTCGTACTCGAAGGTGACCCGGCGGGACGAGGCCGCGCTCTGGATCGCGCTGAGCCGGTTGCCGCTGTCGTACTCGTAGCTGACCTCACGGAGGGTGCCGTACCCGTCGGACTGCCGGTAGCGGACCAGCCGGTCACCGGTGTAGCTGACGGTGGCGGTGCGGGCGCTGGTCACGCCCCGGTCCGAGGTGACCGTGGTCATCTTCCCCGCGCTGTACGCGAAGTCGGTGACGTTGCCGTTGCGGTCCTCGGTCCTGTCGAGCAGGCCGGCGGAGGTGAAGAAGAGCTTCCGGCCGTCGCCGTGTTCGGTGAGCTTCCACCCGGCGCCGTCGTCGGCGAGGGTGGCCTTGAACTCGCCGGGGGACGTGTAGCCGGAGCCGGACGCGGTGAACTTCCCGATCACGCCGTCGGCGGCGGCGTAGGTGACCGAGCCGTCGTCGGCCGGGTACAGCTTCACGTCCACACCGGAGCGGGTACGCCAGCCGGGGCCGTGCGCCCCGACCTCGAGGTCGCTGCCGAGCAGCAGGCTGTTGAAGGACGCCCCGACCGTCAGGTTCTGCGCGACGCCGGGCAGGGTCAGTTCGGTGCTGGTGAGCAGCAGGTTGCCGGAGGCCACGTTGACCTTGGTCGTCAGCCGGTCGGTCAGCGAGAACGAGATCTCGGTGCCGTTGCGTACCGGTCCGGTTCCCTTCGGCACGGACGGCGCGGCCCCGGCTGTCGACGGGCTGGTGACGCGTTTCGGTGAGTCGAAGAGCCACGTCTTCGACCCGGATCGTGGTGAGAACTCGGATTCGACGGCCGGTGACGGCTTGTTCGACGCGACGCCAACCCGGTTGCCGCCCGGCGCGGCCTCCGCCCGGCTGCCGGTCGGCGCGACCAGCGCCGACGCGACGGCCACCGCGACCGCCACCCCCACCACTGCACTACGTTGCCTCATTACTCTCCCTATGCGCACTCCGGTGGACGGTTCCACCGGGTCGATGCCATGCATGAGTCACCGGCCACCACGTCACGGCACGACGGGTGGTCGGTTCGTTCGGAAAGATGGCAGGTGTCCGCCGCGGCACGGCGTTTCACGACCGCTGCCAGTGGTACGGCGCCACGGAGCGGCGCCTCTCCCGGCTCGGGCGGCGTGCTGCCGGCCGGCGGGGCGCAGCGGTCAGGATTCGATGGACGTCACAGCGCGCGATTTCATGAAGAGCCCCCGTGTGATGATTGCCGGACGACAATCTTCACTGAAAACTATCGATCAGCATGATCGATGTCAACGCCTCGACCCGGTGGAACGGATCCCGTAGCACGCCGACGCCCCCGGTTCCCCGCCGTGGCGGGGAACCGGGGGCGTGCCGGGAGAAGC
The sequence above is a segment of the Micromonospora sp. WMMD882 genome. Coding sequences within it:
- a CDS encoding DUF3427 domain-containing protein, coding for MSVPGRGVYEHLITRELAERLRHVDPALVAHGALEPADAPDVLARHLATLARRALRAVPGGADQLVRQVEVANRIAAGIAALAPAATGVEDEITDARRLLHAIAAPPTSPAVAAGFPVRPSAPLTTGTLLVNGRGQPRIGHEVVREMASAEQVDLLCAFVKWHGLRIVEPAIRELIARGGALRVITTTYLGATEQRALDRLVELGAQVRVSYETRTTRLHAKAWLFRRGNGLSSAYVGSSNLSKAALVDGVEWNVRVAEPEQPHVIGTFAATFTDYWTDQAFESYDPERDGDRLGRALRGERASGPGGPDAGPGSEIVGLDVRPYPYQAQVLADLDAERVVHGRWRNLVVMATGTGKTVVAALDYRRLARDRRVDSLLFVAHQEQILRQSRSTFRQVLGDGSFGELLVGGERPGRGQGRHVFASIQSLHRRDDLHPEAYDMVIVDEFHHAEAPTYTRLLELLRPRVLLGLTATPDRADGGDVRRWFDGRAAVELHLWEALERQLLAPFQYFGLHDDTDLSAVRWRRGQGYDRDELAGVYTGNHARARIILHNVREKIDVGRMRALGFCVSIGHAEFMAEWFTSHNVPSAAVTSALDGPARHALLRDFRAGKLRALFTVDLFNEGVDLPMVDTILLLRPTESATVFLQQLGRGLRLDDDKACLTVLDFIGAQHADFRFDRRWRALTGLGRRAVTDAVRDDFPSLPSGCHIELDRVAKDVVLRNLERALPTSRTGLVTELRRLGDVSLAEFLRDTGLEIEDVYRSAGLGGWAGLRRLAGLDAPAPGPDDRELGRAIGRLLHLDDPDRLDLLTRMADGEPAGDGTPEDDGTARERLRAMLHVSLWHRLPMDRTAEGLTRLRAEPARRAELRQVAEVLRDRIHRVTAPSPSPRLPLRVHARYSRNEACAAFGMPNPTSLREGVKWLEAERADLFFVTLVKSERHYSPTTMYADRAVTGTLFQWESQSTTSTRSPTGQRYVRHVARGSTVHLFVRRSRVPDGDLGAPPYLYAGPMTYREHHGDRPMRILWELAHPLPADVYAAARTIAA
- a CDS encoding RHS repeat-associated core domain-containing protein; translated protein: MRQRSAVVGVAVAVAVASALVAPTGSRAEAAPGGNRVGVASNKPSPAVESEFSPRSGSKTWLFDSPKRVTSPSTAGAAPSVPKGTGPVRNGTEISFSLTDRLTTKVNVASGNLLLTSTELTLPGVAQNLTVGASFNSLLLGSDLEVGAHGPGWRTRSGVDVKLYPADDGSVTYAAADGVIGKFTASGSGYTSPGEFKATLADDGAGWKLTEHGDGRKLFFTSAGLLDRTEDRNGNVTDFAYSAGKMTTVTSDRGVTSARTATVSYTGDRLVRYRQSDGYGTLREVSYEYDSGNRLSAIQSAASSRRVTFEYDTNGDLVKIWPKDDAYVTITYDGQHRVTSVKQVLNHLTGDGVTTRFAYPTSSRTLVADARQDLSQPVSAVPHTVYDHNADKRVTGVTDPAGNSRSKQYTPYQDVLSSVSPEGAEITNTFGANAGESITKSVSPTGASAEAAYANAATSTNPTANFQPSSSIDTQGNSSTYTYNGAGNRTATADALAAEAEVEYNTNGTVKNSTDPGNTGNPTTYTYDSNKQVTKVTPPTGNGLAEKTFTYDNLGRLKTVTDGCVTTYDYSNDDRITSISYSGCAPTAGVTFSYGRAGNVISRTDATGTTTWVHDNLNRTRQRTDAGGTLDYRYDAVGNLTELTDGRGSTKYYYNTRNWLVRMDTAGGTRYNFSYDKDGNRENTWFATNEGNSAYALRVKTVYDRSDRPTRITATRNSASPATVFDVSYCHAKYVAGQGCSTDEEDDTGLRQWQKDETTGAVTQFSYDDGNRLTKATNHHGKTYEYGYDTNGNRTSVKVDGVTTQTLTFNTANQVTTSNNTYDGRGNQTKASAPSIGTLNYNAAKQLTSTSGGGGSANYSYAGTDQVELTAAGTTTLRYGIEDQHGMPWLQSWNPNGTPVYAERDGLGTPLGLRIANTDHAYVLDGLGSVVAIVKADGTVSARYTYEPYGKLLTSDEYNLPHTNLIRYAGGTYDQTSTLTKFGQRWYNPVQGRFTQQDNLSFLGNPQHGNRYAYAGCNPVNYVDPTGNDFSWCSAGFFAAGAATAVGLYFAPLSGGTSLAVGLVIDAALWVGESLLC